The window GGCGCTGAAGGCCTTTCTGACCCTGTTGCCTGATTTATCGGTCGTGCTCGGGCTGGTGGGGCTCATCCTGACATTCCTATCGCCGGATTTCGTGGCCGGTCTGATTGGCGCCGAGACAGGTCTGTTCGGGATGCTGATCACGTCGGTCGTGGGGGCGGTCACTCTGATGCCTGGGTTCGTGGCTTTTCCCCTCGCCAAATCGCTTCTTGATAGAGGCGCTGGCATAATGCAGGTTACGGTCTTCGTGTCGACACTGATGATGGTCGGGTTTGTGACCGCCCCTCTCGAGACCAGGTATTTCAACAAGCGGATCACTCTGCTCCGCAACGGACTCGCCTATCTGTTCTCATTTGCGGCTGCGGCGGTGGTTGGGATGGTGGTCTCATGAACATACAGACCGATAGGAAAGCTCAACGAAGGAGTCTCTTCTGGACCTACAGGTACTTCATTATAATCCTCGGCGTCGATGCCTTCATTCTGGCTGCGCGTCCAGTCACCGGCGGCCTGGTGTTGCGTAACACACTCGTCAATTTCCGCGAGATGCTTGCAGTCATCCCGCCCATTTTCATCCTGCTGGGGCTGATGGATGTGTGGGTGCCCAGGGAGAGAATAATCCGGTTGCTGGGCGAGGGCTCAGGGATCCTCGGAGTCCTTCTCAGCATACTACTGGGGGCAGCCGCAGCAGGTCCATTGTATGCTGCGTTTCCGGCGGCGGGAGTCATGGTGCGCAAAGGTGCGAAGCTCTCCAATGTAATGATCTTCCTCGGGGCTTGGTCTACGCTCAAGATCCCCATGTTCCTTTTCGAGATGTCTGCGCTCGGAGCTCGATTCGCGGTCACCCGTTGGCTTGTGAGTGTTGTCGGGATCCTGCTCATGACCCAGATCATCCTCAGATTTGTACCTGAGAGTGACAGGGACGCCATATACCGCAAGCACGCGGGCGAAGCCGGATCCGGTTTCTGATCGCCGCGAAATTGTCTCTTGCGGCTTACATGGTAATATGGTAATATAGCCATAAAGGTGATGAGGTGACATGCTCACGGACAAGATCGAAAGGCGCGTTTCTGTGTTCAAGGCGCTTGCGCACGAGACACGCGTCAGGATCGCAGAGATCCTGGCCGAAGAGGGAGAGAAGTGTGTCTGCGAGCTTGTCGAGCGCCTGGGCTTTGACCAGTCAACGATCTCGAAGCATCTGAGTGTGCTCAAGAATGCCGGGGTTGTTGCCCCTAGGAAAGATGGCCTCAATGTCTGGTACCGTCTGGAGGCCCAGTGCGTTCACCAGCTCATTAAGTGCATAGATAACATGGACCAGCACGGTTCGACGGAAGTGTCGGCGGACTGTCTTCTCGTGGAGGACAGTCCGTCCATGACTATCAAGGAGTGACCTCATGTGAAAGAGCTGAAGGCGTTTTCACTATTAGTAGGAGTATTCCTAATTGCATACTTCGCACCTCTCAGCAGTCCCCGTGTACAGAGTGCTGTGCTCGAGGCTCTGCACATGCTTCAAGAGTACGCTCGTGAGCACGTCTTGTTCTGCCTTGTTCCAGCATTCTTCATAGCGGGAGCGATGCAGAACTTCATATCCGCCAAGTCCGTAATGAGGTACCTGGGCAAAGGGGCAAAACAGTGGCTCGCCTACGCGGTGGCCTCAGTTTCCGGCGCGATTCTGGCGGTGTGTTCGTGCACCGTGCTGCCTCTCTTCATGGGCATCTACAAGAAGGGAGCCGGCTTGGGACCAGCGACGGCTTTTCTCTACTCAGGTCCGGCCATCAATGTACTCGCGATAATCCTCACGGCCCGGGTGCTTGGATGGCAGATCGGAGTCGCGAGGGCGGTGGGCGCCGTGGTGTTCTCGATTGTAATCGGGCTCATCATGGCAGCCATATTCAGAGACGAAGAATCGGAACGCCAGAAGGGCTTCGCGTCGGCGCCGGTAGAAACGGGCGGCCGCACACTCGGACAGACCACCGTGTACTTCGCCACGCTGGTGGGGATTCTGGTTTTCGCCGCGTGGGGCAAGCCTTCTGAACCGATAGGGGTCTTCTTCGCGGTCTGGCGGATCAAGTGGTACCTGACCTTCGCACTCTTGGGCTTCCTGGCTTACCAGGCTATGACCTGGTTCAACCGGGAGGAGCTTACGCAGTGGAGAGACTCCACGTGGAG is drawn from Bacillota bacterium and contains these coding sequences:
- a CDS encoding permease yields the protein MFTKVLYVVSAFFLAVSLWRDKDRTWLALMKALKAFLTLLPDLSVVLGLVGLILTFLSPDFVAGLIGAETGLFGMLITSVVGAVTLMPGFVAFPLAKSLLDRGAGIMQVTVFVSTLMMVGFVTAPLETRYFNKRITLLRNGLAYLFSFAAAAVVGMVVS
- a CDS encoding permease, with the protein product MNIQTDRKAQRRSLFWTYRYFIIILGVDAFILAARPVTGGLVLRNTLVNFREMLAVIPPIFILLGLMDVWVPRERIIRLLGEGSGILGVLLSILLGAAAAGPLYAAFPAAGVMVRKGAKLSNVMIFLGAWSTLKIPMFLFEMSALGARFAVTRWLVSVVGILLMTQIILRFVPESDRDAIYRKHAGEAGSGF
- a CDS encoding metalloregulator ArsR/SmtB family transcription factor, producing MLTDKIERRVSVFKALAHETRVRIAEILAEEGEKCVCELVERLGFDQSTISKHLSVLKNAGVVAPRKDGLNVWYRLEAQCVHQLIKCIDNMDQHGSTEVSADCLLVEDSPSMTIKE
- a CDS encoding permease, whose amino-acid sequence is MKELKAFSLLVGVFLIAYFAPLSSPRVQSAVLEALHMLQEYAREHVLFCLVPAFFIAGAMQNFISAKSVMRYLGKGAKQWLAYAVASVSGAILAVCSCTVLPLFMGIYKKGAGLGPATAFLYSGPAINVLAIILTARVLGWQIGVARAVGAVVFSIVIGLIMAAIFRDEESERQKGFASAPVETGGRTLGQTTVYFATLVGILVFAAWGKPSEPIGVFFAVWRIKWYLTFALLGFLAYQAMTWFNREELTQWRDSTWSFAKQVLPLLFGGVLLAGLLTGRPGVDAGLIPSQYVARVVGGNSLSANFIASISGAVMYFATLTEIPIIQGLLGSGMGQGPALALLLAGPALSLPSMLVINSTLGPKKTATYVALVVVMATISGFIFGTITG